In a genomic window of Wyeomyia smithii strain HCP4-BCI-WySm-NY-G18 chromosome 1, ASM2978416v1, whole genome shotgun sequence:
- the LOC129717477 gene encoding transcriptional protein SWT1 encodes MSNERSSKTKKVMLPKDSTEARPSSSTSAAASPPATSGSTNGNPLPPHWSKIASKKRTGLFYYFNSETRESTWDHPAVREAEEQIIRPKLGAKVVPKKSTEKVVQLKNDTQFKKKNLAKSRMETLQKQLELERKLETIKNSCVAELKNKKSPQKTPPTKKVTSSKNEIKNKSEESVTPSDSKANFKIAPKNSKVVLKQSPTKVAKQEKTESLKRKSNEAVNVVQKPVTLLKPFKIPKKPSLQDPPKLQQNERIQVPVSTQKTDSPLETHHEEPPEVQVSLPTRAALSPNIPTCPPLLASTPKIDQSLPTLKSPANERLSLIRAQLAEGIGLLPDEDTEMTDLSGLSELPSLVAETMDWEDIPEELAIREIVALRQAQKLLPPPETEASIPRFQMPLFDGINFQRFFFVVLDTNIFLSHLKGLEEMLSTFPAAAGQPILVVPYIVLQELDRIKHREQGKSLGLAASHSIRFLNERLRKRDPRVKGQSTLEANQPLIEITNPDDNIVNCCLQVREAIVSSNPTTELLLLSNDVNLRNKMLVNGVQALSYAELLAEADKLRLAVEDSVEAATEAARAR; translated from the exons ATGTCCAACGAGAGatcatcaaaaacaaaaaaagtcatGTTGCCGAAAGATTCCACCGAAGCTCGACCGTCGTCATCGACGTCGGCTGCAGCTTCACCACCCGCTACATCCGGGAGTACTAACGGAAACCCACTGCCACCGCACTGGTCCAAGATTGCGTCTAAAAAACGTACAGGTCTATTCTATTATTTCAACTCAGAAACAAGAGAAAGCACTTGGGATCATCCGGCAGTGCGTGAAGCGGAAGAACAAATCATCCGTCCGAAATTGGGCGCGAAAGTAGTACCAAAGAAATCTACCGAAAAGGTAGTTCAACTGAAGAACGATACGCAGTTTAAGAAGAAGAACTTGGCCAAAAGTAGAATGGAAACATTGCAGAAACAATTAGAATTAGAGCGGAAACTCGAAACTATCAAAAATAGCTGTGTAGCCGAGCTAAAG AATAAGAAAAGTCCTCAAAAGACACCTCCTACGAAGAAAGTTACCtcaagcaaaaatgagattaaaAATAAATCGGAAGAATCAGTCACCCCATCGGATTCAAAAGCAAACTTTAAAATTGCACCCAAAAACAGCAAAGTCGTCCTCAAGCAGTCACCAACGAAGGTCGCTAAACAAGAAAAAACCGAAAGTTTAAAGAGAAAATCAAATGAAGCTGTCAACGTTGTGCAAAAACCAGTGACCCTGTTGAAGCCGttcaaaattccaaaaaaaccTTCGCTTCAAGATCCTCCAAAATTGCAACAAAATGAGAGAATCCAAGTTCCCGTCTCAACACAAAAGACTGACTCACCACTAGAAACACATCACGAAGAACCTCCTGAGGTACAAGTGAGTTTGCCAACGCGCGCAGCTCTGTCACCGAACATTCCCACGTGCCCACCACTGTTGGCTTCCACGCCGAAAATCGACCAATCCTTGCCAACCCTCAAATCACCAGCAAATGAGCGTCTATCCCTAATCAGGGCACAGCTGGCCGAAGGAATCGGTCTGCTGCCGGATGAGGATACCGAAATGACCGATTTGAGCGGTCTTTCTGAACTGCCCTCCCTGGTGGCCGAAACCATGGACTGGGAGGATATTCCAGAAGAGCTAGCAATTCGTGAAATTGTGGCTCTTCGACAAGCACAAAAGCTGTTACCGCCACCGGAGACCGAAGCAAGCATTCCCCGGTTTCAGATGCCTCTGTTCGACGGCATCAACTTCCAGCGGTTTTTCTTCGTAGTGCTCGATACCAATATCTTTTTATCACACCTGAAGGGGCTCGAGGAGATGCTGTCCACGTTTCCAGCAGCCGCCGGTCAACCAATTTTAGTAGTTCCGTACATAGTTTTACAAGAGCTTGATCGAATCAAGCACCGAGAGCAGGGTAAGTCGTTAGGCCTTGCCGCTAGTCACTCGATACGCTTCCTGAACGAACGTCTCCGGAAGCGAGATCCACGCGTCAAGGGTCAATCGACGCTCGAGGCCAATCAACCGTTGATCGAGATTACCAATCCGGACGATAATATTGTTAACTGCTGCCTGCAGGTTCGGGAGGCAATTGTCAGCAGCAATCCGACCACAGAGCTGCTGCTACTGTCCAACGATGTTAATCTGCGAAACAAGATGCTGGTCAACGGAGTGCAGGCGCTTTCGTACGCAGAACTGCTAGCCGAAGCTGATAAGCTCCGACTGGCCGTGGAAGATAGCGTAGAAGCGGCTACGGAGGCTGCAAGGGCCAGGTGA
- the LOC129717479 gene encoding uncharacterized protein LOC129717479 translates to MDINVAMVDGLKTLADQMATNVGSRQINQVPELVTDKKFARLCAASCGSKEFTNSLQPILKRFFAFDRPRETNRSDSDVSFERGSILREIISLIISRLEEFRTLEQYMWLLKFACASSLLKNVPPGIAFETNRVIRAISSLNTEEFEFDPLKIHILARSLFEDIPLDGMNLIHVIKKLVVLNHKLLYYVSIALMFAGLRRYTANWDGGADPPPPQMYRLHNFETVLIQLQQVKIDDLRHKLNTRRFFLLLKLLSVYQNAVLLRHSTDSRRDVDEQHCCFAEFFRFPVEQRKAYLQWLRTARNVVSSRSNKSSPQEIADKEDFLLIIELIDLDMIPSIEDDIDDE, encoded by the exons ATGGACATTAATGTTGCAATGGTTGACGGGCTGAAAACTCTTGCAGACCAAATGGCGACGAACGTAGGTAGCCGGCAAATCAATCAAGTACCGGAGCTCGTTACGGACAAAAAGTTCGCTCGGCTCTGTGCCGCATCCTGCGGGTCGAAAGAGTTTACTAACAGTTTGCAGCCAATCCTGAAACGATTCTTCGCATTCGACAGACCGCGGGAAACCAACAGAAGCGACTCGGATGTGTCGTTCGAACGGGGCTCGATTTTACGTGAG ATTATATCATTGATCATCAGTCGACTGGAGGAATTTCGGACCCTTGAGCAATATATGTGGTTGTTGAAATTTGCGTGTGCTTCGAGTCTTTTAAAGAACGTACCACCGGGAATCGCTTTCGAGACAAACCGAGTCATTCGCGCCATTTCCAGCTTAAACACCGAAGAGTTCGAGTTCGATCCGCTAAAAATTCATATCCTCGCCAGGAGTCTGTTCGAGGACATTCCGCTGGACGGAATGAATCTGATTCACGTGATCAAAAAATTGGTTGTCCTGAATCACAAGTTGCTCTACTACGTATCGATAGCGTTGATGTTCGCTGGCTTACGCCGATACACGGCTAATTGGGACGGTGGAGCAGACCCACCTCCTCCGCAGATGTACCGACTGCACAATTTCGAGACGGTGTTAATTCAACTGCAGCAAGTTAAAATTGACGACCTACGGCACAAACTGAACACGCGACGATTTTTTCTTCTGCTGAAGCTGCTTTCCGTCTACCAGAATGCTGTCCTGCTGAGGCACAGCACCGACAGTCGGCGGGACGTGGACGAGCAGCACTGCTGCTTCGCGGAGTTTTTCCGCTTTCCGGTCGAGCAGAGGAAAGCGTACCTGCAGTGGTTACGGACCGCCAGGAATGTCGTGAGCAGCCGGAGCAACAAATCGTCACCGCAGGAGATTGCTGACAAGGAGGATTTTCTGCTG ATCATCGAATTAATTGATCTAGATATGATACCGTCGATTGAGGATGATATTGATGACGAATGA